CGAGCTGCCGAGCTCGGCGTCGCGCACCGCCTCGGTGCAGTCGTTCATCAATTCGCGCGCCTGCCGCGCGGCTTCTTTTTCGTCCGTCCCGGCGGCGACGCAGTCGTCGAACTTGTCGCACATCATCGAATAAAGCTCGTCGCGCAGGTCGGTTATCTCCTTCGTCTTCGGATAGCGGCGGAATTTGCGCCACGCGTATTTTTTCAGCTCTTCCCTCATTCTCCGTCGCCCCCTATCAGCTTGTTGAGGATCACGTTCAGCTCGCGCCATTCCCGCGACTTGCGCGCGTGGTATTCGCGCCCCGCTTCGGTTATCGAATAATACTTTCGGCGCGCGCCGCCTTCCCCTTCGTCGCCCCAATAGGTCGTTATCAGACCGTCTTTTTCCATTCGCTTGAAGGCGGTGTAGATCGTGGCGTCCTTGATGTCTATCATGCCGTCGCCGGCGTCGAGGATGCGCTTGAGGATCTCGTAGCCGTAGGAATCGCCGCCGCGCAGGATCGCAAGGATCACCGTTTCGGTGTGCCCGCGCAGCACTTCGCCGGAATAGCTCATTTCGCCGCCCCCGTTTCTCTGTTTAGGTATCTAACGTGATTAGGTATTATTATAATAACATCGCGTTCCGGTTTTGTCAAGAAAAAATGACCGCAATTGCGGTCATTTTTTCTTATTCCGCCGGCGACTCCTTCCAATAGCTCAGCTCGGCGTTCAGAAGCTGGCAGTAGACGTTGTCCCCTTCTTTGTACGTATCAAACACGCCAACGACGGTCAGCTGCGTTTCAAGCGGAGGAAAGTCCTCCGGATAAGCGAGTTTTTCGGCGGGAACGAACTCCATACCCTGCGCGCAGCAGGCGGTCGCGTCCTCGATTATGCAGGCGTAATAGTTGCGGCTTTTGCCCTCGTACACGGCGAACGGGCCCTTGACCTTCACAACTTTGCCGATATACTCATCCGGCTCGCTCATCATATTGTAGACCTCGGAATAGACCATCGTGCTGCTGAGCTTCGTCAGATCTATGTCGTATTCCTTATACCTTGAATCCGAGGGCGTATCGGAGGACGGCCCCTGCGCGGAGCCGCTTTCCG
This sequence is a window from Clostridia bacterium. Protein-coding genes within it:
- a CDS encoding PadR family transcriptional regulator, producing MSYSGEVLRGHTETVILAILRGGDSYGYEILKRILDAGDGMIDIKDATIYTAFKRMEKDGLITTYWGDEGEGGARRKYYSITEAGREYHARKSREWRELNVILNKLIGGDGE